From a single Erpetoichthys calabaricus chromosome 1, fErpCal1.3, whole genome shotgun sequence genomic region:
- the LOC127525902 gene encoding uncharacterized protein LOC127525902, translating to MVKNNMLLKKSSFFILLNICMGVCKELEVQQDPVINVTAGETAHLRCRFSHSGSSIIGSFRWYRGAPKGKEVNNDTHLTGIVRVDAETFSRDKDASIFILETLAQYQDTYYCEVDLLGEKSTGNGTRLIVRKPENKPNSDSENACEEDEEKRTWTVIRIILFTLLAILSIPVTYFVHRYIEGPFQSPQSITGKTCMNLTAVLNIMKILIIGLLPAEFIASYVIKAFSS from the exons ATGGTGAAGAATAACATGTTGCTGAAAAAGTCTTCTTTCTTCATACTTCTTAACATCTGCATGG GCGTCTGTAAAGAGCTGGAGGTGCAGCAGGACCCCGTGATCAACGTGACGGCGGGAGAAACGGCTCACCTGCGCTGCCGCTTCAGCCACTCGGGGAGTTCGATAATCGGCTCGTTCAGATGGTACAGAGGTGCACCTAAAGGCAAGGAGGTCAACAACGACACACACCTCACTGGCATCGTCAGAGTGGACGCAGAAACGTTCTCTCGAGACAAGGATGCCTCCATTTTTATTCTTGAAACGTTGGCGCAATATCAGGACACGTACTACTGTGAGGTGGATCTGCTTGGAGAGAAGAGCACTGGGAATGGCACACGGCTGATCGTTAGAAagccagaaaataaaccaaactcAG ATTCTGAAAATGCttgtgaagaagatgaagaaaaaaggaCCTGGACTGTAATCAGAATTATCCTTTTCACTCTCCTTGCAATCTTGTCTATCCCTGTGACTTACTTTGTTCATC GTTATATTGAAGGACCATTTCAGTCTCCTCAGAGTATTACAG GCAAAACCTGTATGAACCTAACAGCTGTACTGAATATTATGAAGATATTGATCATAGGACTTCTCCCAGCTGAGTTTATTGCCTCATATGTGATCAAGGCTTTCTCGTCCTAA